One part of the Gammaproteobacteria bacterium genome encodes these proteins:
- a CDS encoding DUF4389 domain-containing protein: MSVSGHLSNKDTWLRGLFILIFAVIYYVAAFVVCVVVIFQFITKLFTGKVNRETTVLGQSLSTFIYQILLFVTFKSDQKPYPFSPWPKAAPQSSAAAPARKKTTKKKK; encoded by the coding sequence ATGAGCGTATCAGGTCATCTGAGTAACAAGGATACGTGGCTACGGGGACTGTTTATCCTGATCTTCGCTGTCATCTACTACGTCGCTGCGTTCGTTGTCTGCGTCGTCGTGATATTCCAGTTCATCACAAAGCTTTTTACCGGCAAGGTGAATCGGGAAACGACGGTACTGGGCCAGAGTCTCAGCACCTTTATCTATCAGATTCTTCTTTTTGTGACCTTCAAATCGGATCAGAAGCCGTATCCCTTTTCTCCCTGGCCGAAGGCTGCGCCTCAATCTTCCGCCGCCGCTCCAGCAAGGAAAAAGACGACAAAGAAGAAAAAATAA